The proteins below are encoded in one region of Bacillus vallismortis:
- a CDS encoding DUF2584 domain-containing protein: protein MGMPVEFNTLIVTKGKEVRIDENIFTLEKDGYRVYPMEIPMDVRKTKFGEKSGTAEVQKLQWEDGRTIITYKLTSLYSVN from the coding sequence TTGGGAATGCCTGTTGAATTTAATACACTGATTGTGACAAAAGGAAAAGAAGTTCGCATAGATGAAAATATATTCACGTTAGAGAAAGACGGATACCGTGTGTATCCGATGGAGATTCCGATGGATGTGCGTAAAACAAAGTTCGGCGAAAAGTCAGGCACGGCAGAAGTGCAGAAGCTTCAATGGGAAGACGGCCGGACTATCATTACGTACAAGCTGACGTCTCTGTATTCCGTCAATTAA
- the pckA gene encoding phosphoenolpyruvate carboxykinase (ATP), producing MNSVDLTADLQALLTSSNVCHNLSAAQLTEKVLSRNEGILTSTGAVRATTGAYTGRSPKDKFIVEEENTKHKIDWGTVNQPISEEAFERLYTKVVSYLKQRDELFVFEGFAGADETYRLPITVVNEFAWHNLFARQLFIRPEGNDKKTVEQPFTILSAPHFKADPKTDGTHSETFIIVSFEKRTILIGGTEYAGEMKKSIFSIMNFLLPERDILSMHCSANVGEKGDVALFFGLSGTGKTTLSADADRKLIGDDEHGWSDTGVFNIEGGCYAKCIHLSAEKEPQIFNAIRFGSVLENVVVDEETREANYDDSFYTENTRAAYPIHMIDNIVTPSIAGHPSAIVFLTADAFGVLPPISKLTKEQAMYHFLSGYTSKLAGTERGVTSPETTFSTCFGSPFLPLPAHVYAEMLGNKIDEHGADVFLVNTGWTGGGYGTGERMKLSYTRAMVKAAIEGKLEDAEMTTDDIFGLHIPVHVPGVPDHILQPEYTWNNKKEFREKAVSLAHEFKENFKKFAHTDAIAQAGGPLV from the coding sequence ATGAACTCAGTTGATTTAACCGCTGATTTACAAGCTTTATTAACAAGTTCAAATGTGTGTCATAATTTATCAGCAGCACAGCTTACAGAAAAAGTACTGTCCCGAAACGAAGGCATTTTAACATCCACAGGTGCCGTTCGGGCGACTACAGGCGCTTACACAGGACGTTCACCGAAGGACAAATTCATCGTGGAGGAAGAAAACACGAAACATAAGATCGATTGGGGGACGGTGAATCAGCCGATTTCAGAAGAAGCGTTTGAGCGGCTGTACACGAAAGTTGTCAGCTATTTGAAACAGCGGGATGAGCTGTTTGTTTTTGAAGGATTCGCCGGAGCAGATGAAACATACAGACTGCCGATCACCGTCGTCAATGAGTTCGCATGGCATAATTTATTCGCCAGACAGCTGTTTATCCGCCCGGAAGGCAATGACAAGAAAACAGTTGAACAGCCGTTTACCATTCTTTCTGCCCCGCATTTCAAAGCGGACCCAAAAACAGACGGCACACATTCCGAAACGTTTATTATTGTCTCTTTCGAAAAGCGTACGATTTTAATCGGCGGAACAGAATATGCGGGAGAAATGAAAAAATCCATTTTCTCCATTATGAATTTCCTGCTTCCTGAAAGAGATATTCTATCCATGCACTGCTCCGCCAATGTCGGTGAAAAAGGCGATGTCGCCCTTTTCTTCGGATTGTCTGGAACAGGCAAGACCACCCTGTCGGCCGATGCTGACCGCAAACTCATCGGCGACGATGAACACGGCTGGTCTGACACAGGCGTCTTTAACATCGAAGGCGGATGCTACGCCAAATGCATTCATTTAAGCGCAGAAAAAGAGCCTCAAATCTTTAACGCAATCCGCTTCGGGTCTGTTCTTGAAAATGTTGTAGTGGATGAAGAGACACGTGAAGCCAATTATGATGATTCCTTCTATACCGAAAACACGCGGGCGGCTTACCCGATTCATATGATTGACAATATCGTCACACCAAGCATAGCGGGCCATCCTTCAGCCATTGTATTTTTGACGGCTGATGCATTCGGAGTCCTGCCGCCCATCAGCAAACTGACGAAGGAGCAGGCGATGTACCATTTCTTGAGCGGTTATACGAGCAAGCTTGCCGGAACCGAACGCGGTGTGACGTCTCCTGAAACGACGTTCTCCACATGCTTCGGCTCACCATTCCTGCCGCTTCCTGCTCATGTCTATGCTGAAATGCTCGGCAACAAAATCGATGAACATGGCGCAGACGTTTTCTTGGTCAATACCGGCTGGACCGGCGGCGGCTACGGGACAGGCGAACGTATGAAGCTTTCTTATACGAGAGCGATGGTCAAGGCGGCGATTGAAGGCAAATTGGAGGATGCAGAAATGACGACTGACGATATTTTCGGCCTGCACATTCCGGTTCACGTTCCCGGCGTTCCTGATCATATCCTTCAGCCTGAATACACTTGGAACAACAAGAAAGAATTCAGAGAAAAAGCGGTCAGCCTCGCACATGAATTCAAAGAGAACTTTAAAAAGTTCGCACATACAGATGCCATTGCACAGGCGGGCGGCCCTCTCGTTTAA